Genomic DNA from Candidatus Saccharimonadales bacterium:
CAGTCAGTTTAACTGTCGTTTCACTATCCGCAAACGATACTTTTCGTACATCCATTAGCTGGCGTGCTTTTTTATTAACGTCCAGTTTAGTCGTCGCCAGCACCACGCAAACGGCATATTTCGTTGGTTCTATTTTTCGTGACGCCAAAATGATTGTATTGGCCGATTGATCCGGGGAAAATCCGTACTTTTCACAAAACGCAGCTGTGTCGGCAAAATCCGGATCACAAGGAAATACTTCATAAGATATACTGTTTTCTTCGAGTGTTTTTTGAACAATAGGTAAAAGCCGTTCTGTCATATATCTAGTATATAGAAAATCACCTCTGGAAACCATCTCGTCTTTTTGGTATAATCGGCAAGTACATGGCAGCGTAGCTCAGTTGGTTAGAGCGTAGGACTCATAAGCCTAAGGTCACAGGTTCGAAACCTGTCGCTGCTACCAGGATAGATATATTTAGAACACCCCTTTCAAAGGAGGTGTTCTTTTTATATGCAGAAAGTTGAGACTCCATTAATAGAGCTAGGGGTCACGGATAAATACCTATATTATAAAAGGCTCTTGCCGAGGAAGAGGTCGACTGTTAGAGAAAGTTTAAACCCTATTGCACTCGCATAGTAAATAGAACATTCCTATTGAATGTTCTCGACGACGCACCTCAACAACATCCGATTGGTCAAGGACGATATCAATAGCCCGAGTCGCACCCGAAAAGGGAGTTGGAACATGAGATTGCGAGTAGTAGCTGTTATCAGCGCAGTGTTGATGCTGATACTTACGGCTTGCGGTAAAGGAGATGACGAGGTGAACACTTCGCCCTCGTCTACCCAGGACACTGTGCCGACAGCAACAACGTCGGCGTCTCAACCCAGTGCAGCGCCTTCTGTTGCACCCGAAAAGAAGGCCGTCTTCACCGGCATCGTCAGCCTTAAAAGCTTCGGGGGCGTGTGCGAAACAGAAAAGTGCTGGCTGCCCACGCAACTAAGTACTCAAGTGGTCAATGGCCAGTCGGTCACCATCCCCGAAGTCGGTTCACGCAAGAGCTGGCCGAACGAAGGAGACCAAGTACATGTTCTCCGCCTGATCAAGGGCGGCCAGATGATCTCGGACAAAACAGGTGTCTGCAAGTCCGATCTGTGGTACAAAATCGTCGTGCCGCTACAGTGGGTCGACGAGAGCATGCGGAACCGTGTCGAGCAGGTTCCCGTCTACGGCGGTGTCGCCGCATTCGTAAGCGCTCAGTGGGTCACGCACCTCGACGGTACGTCCGACATACCATGCAAGAACAGCTAATTGATCGTCATCACCAAAAGCTACCTATCCTCCACTGGCAAGGAGGATAGGTAGCGATGACACCTTGTTATACTTATAAAGATGATTCATAAAAAATACGTCCACGATTTTAAAGGAGATGGCGAAGTAATTGTCCTACTTCACGGTTTTCTTGCGTCGTCATCATACTGGTCTAAATTACAGCCGCTTTTAACGAATTCAGGCTATCGGGTCGTTACGATTGATTTGCTCGGATTTGGCCATGCACCAAAACCCAAAAATCTACAATATACCTATGACGATCATGTGACCTATTTGCATAAAATTTTTGGCGATTTGAACCTATCTAAATTTACCCTTATTGGCCATTCCATGGGCGCGCTCATTGCTAGCCGTTATGCATTGTTACACCCTGATCTGAACGCGCTAATACTTCTTCATCCACCTCTTTACAAAAATACCCAAGAGGCACAAAACACTTTGAGGTCTACGGGCAAGCATTACCGTTTCTTTTTAGACTCGCGGTTTCGAGAGCTGGGCTGGATTGCCATGCGCGTACTTCCCTTTACGCGCATTAGTCCACACGGCCGCGCTGCACGTGAAGGATCTCTGCGAAACGTTATAGAGTCAGCGCAAATTTTTGACGACCTGGAACAAATGACAACAAAAACTTTGCTTGTTATTGGATCAAAAGACCGACATCAGTACCTCACGAATATTACTCTTTTTCCTCTCAGCAGATCGGTTACTATATCACGCCACAACGTTAACCATCACTCGCCTTTCTATAAGCCCAATCTCGTCCATGATATAGTTCGGACTACTATTGATTGACTTTATACAAAATAAATGATGTAGTAATTTCACCTTGTCGAGTCTCGACTCCGGGGTACATTAACAGTTCACTGCTATTTTATAGGTAGAACTTACTACGATGACACAGCCAGTATCATCTGATAAGTTCTACTTATAATCACACCGACCGAAAGGAACTCATGCCCACCAAAGCCCAGGCGGAAAAGCCGATGGACTTGCTCTTCGCCCTGCTCGACGAGATCCTCATCAGGATGTCCGAACCTGCCAACTACTACGTTCGTCCCACCGAGGGCGAAGCAGCACTCGACAATCCCAAGTGGCGTCCTCGCGCCGAGTGTGGCATTCCGTCACTCTTCCCGCTCAAAAAACCAACCAGGGTGATCGTCTACGGCGCCGGATGGAAGACTGGGAGCGCCAAGCGCTCGATCAAGCTTTCGAACCACCAGATCGTCGCAGCCAACAACAGGCCCGAGCCTGAGCCTGAAGATTTGGTCGTCAACCTGCATGAGATCGGCGATTCCGATGACGAGCGCATGGCGCTTGTGATGCCGGTCGTCGCTTTCCTGAAGGCAGGCTGGAACAGGACATCCCTCACGGCATAGCAGTGAACTGATCGGGTAGAGGACTGATGCAGACGCGCCTGTCCTCTACCTGGTAGCTCCTAAGTGCATTAGTTTT
This window encodes:
- a CDS encoding YbaK/EbsC family protein, with protein sequence MTERLLPIVQKTLEENSISYEVFPCDPDFADTAAFCEKYGFSPDQSANTIILASRKIEPTKYAVCVVLATTKLDVNKKARQLMDVRKVSFADSETTVKLTDMMVGGVTAIGINDLPIYVDSAVMEQEKVIMGGGNRSTKVLLDPKELLKLKNAEVIEGLALSK
- a CDS encoding alpha/beta hydrolase produces the protein MIHKKYVHDFKGDGEVIVLLHGFLASSSYWSKLQPLLTNSGYRVVTIDLLGFGHAPKPKNLQYTYDDHVTYLHKIFGDLNLSKFTLIGHSMGALIASRYALLHPDLNALILLHPPLYKNTQEAQNTLRSTGKHYRFFLDSRFRELGWIAMRVLPFTRISPHGRAAREGSLRNVIESAQIFDDLEQMTTKTLLVIGSKDRHQYLTNITLFPLSRSVTISRHNVNHHSPFYKPNLVHDIVRTTID